A single region of the Gorilla gorilla gorilla isolate KB3781 chromosome 1, NHGRI_mGorGor1-v2.1_pri, whole genome shotgun sequence genome encodes:
- the S100A11 gene encoding protein S100-A11: MAKISSPTETERCIESLIAVFQKYAGKDGYNYTLSKTEFLSFMNTELAAFTKNQKDPGVLDRMMKKLDTNSDGQLDFSEFLNLIGGLAMACHDSFLKAVPSQKRT, encoded by the exons ATG gcAAAAATCTCCAGCCCTACAGAGACTGAGCGGTGCATCGAGTCCCTGATTGCTGTTTTCCAGAAGTATGCTGGAAAGGATGGTTATAACTACACTCTCTCCAAGACAGAGTTCCTAAGCTTCATGAATACAGAACTGGCTGCCTTCACAAAG AACCAGAAGGACCCTGGTGTCCTTGACCGCATGATGAAGAAACTGGACACCAACAGTGATGGTCAGCTAGATTTCTCAGAATTTCTTAATCTGATTGGTGGCCTAGCTATGGCTTGCCATGACTCCTTCCTCAAGGCTGTCCCTTCCCAGAAGCGGACCTGA